In Mugil cephalus isolate CIBA_MC_2020 chromosome 20, CIBA_Mcephalus_1.1, whole genome shotgun sequence, the following are encoded in one genomic region:
- the slc16a3a gene encoding monocarboxylate transporter 4-like, whose amino-acid sequence MGGVAVDVGAEGVKAPDGGWGWAVLAGCFVITGFSYAFPKAVSVFFKELIREFGVGYSDTAWISSILLAMLYGTGPLCSVLVNRFGCRPVMMVGGLFASLGMVLASFSTSIIHIYLSTGVITGLGLALNFQPSLIMLNRYFSEKRPLANGLSAAGSPVALCCLSPLGQALQYKYGWRGGFLILGGLLLNCCVCGALMKPLVGPKSLKAKDPEQDNDKETESIEKKKPKAKLLDFSVFKDRGFVIYTVAASIMVLGLFVPPVFVVSYAKELGNEDTKSALLLTILGFIDMFARPVCGVIAGLKWVRPRCVYLFSFAMIFNGTTDLVGSQAKDYPSLVVFCIFFGISYGMVGALQFEVLMAIVGTEKFSSAIGLVLLMEAIAVLVGPPGAGRLLDATKNYMYVFLLAGSEVVLSAVVLATCNFLFIKKKPAAPADKLESLAVTDDTKAEACGKPADLSEEEEKGAREVQEKEMMMKKDAMKESKEEETDKEEADEVRPKSVTVDSQEVERFLKEPQLNGEMSSSPETCL is encoded by the exons TAAAGCGGTCAGCGTCTTTTTCAAAGAGCTGATCAGGGAGTTTGGCGTCGGATACAGCGACACTGCCTGGATCTCTTCCATACTGCTGGCCATGCTTTATGGCACAG GTCCTCTGTGCAGCGTACTGGTGAACCGCTTCGGCTGCCGACCGGTGATGATGGTGGGTGGTCTCTTTGCGTCTCTGGGAATGGTTCTAGCCTCATTCTCCACCAGCATCATCCACATCTACCTCTCCACTGGAGTCATTACAG GTTTGGGGCTGGCCCTGAACTTCCAGCCGTCTCTAATTATGCTGAACCGCTACTTCAGTGAGAAGCGTCCTCTGGCCAATGGCCTTTCAGCGGCAGGGAGTCCTGTGGCCCTTTGTTGCCTCTCCCCACTGGGCCAGGCCCTTCAGTACAAGTATGGATGGAGGGGGGGCTTTCTCATCTTAGGGGGCCTTCTGCTTAACTGCTGTGTCTGCGGGGCCCTTATGAAGCCTCTGGTTGGCCCCAAGTCCCTTAAGGCCAAGGACCCGGAGCAGGACAATGACAAGGAAACAGAGAgcatagagaagaagaagcccaAGGCCAAACTGCTCGACTTCTCCGTCTTCAAAGACCGCGGCTTTGTCATCTACACAGTGGCCGCTTCCATCATGGTCCTGGGGCTGTTTGTGCCTCCGGTGTTTGTCGTGAGCTATGCCAAGGAGCTGGGGAATGAGGACACCAAATCTGCGCTGCTTCTCACCATCCTGGGCTTCATTGACATGTTTGCGCGGCCCGTGTGTGGCGTGATTGCCGGACTGAAATGGGTTCGGCCTCGGTGCGTCTATCTCTTCAGCTTTGCTATGATCTTCAACGGAACGACCGATCTGGTCGGCTCGCAG GCCAAAGACTACCCGTCTCTGGTGGTCTTCTGTATCTTCTTTGGCATCTCCTATGGAATGGTGGGTGCGCTGCAGTTTGAGGTCCTCATGGCAATAGTTGGTACTGAGAAATTCTCCAGTGCCATTGGCCTGGTCCTGCTCATGGAGGCCATTGCTGTGCTGGTAGGGCCACCTGGTGCAG GCCGGCTCCTTGATGCCACCAAGAACTACATGTACGTCTTCCTGCTGGCAGGAAGCGAGGTGGTCCTCTCAGCCGTGGTTCTGGCCACGTGCAACTTCCTGTTCATTAAGAAGAAGCCTGCAGCGCCAGCGGACAAACTTGAGAGCCTCGCGGTGACGGATGACACCAAGGCGGAGGCGTGCGGCAAACCTGCAGACctgagcgaggaggaggagaagggagccAGGGAGgtgcaggagaaggagatgatgatgaagaaggaTGCGATGAAGGAgtcaaaagaggaggagacagacaaagaggaagcagaTGAGGTCAGACCGAAGAGTGTAACCGTGGACtcacaggaagtggaaaggtTCTTGAAAGAGCCGCAGCTAAATGGTGAAATGTCCAGCAGTCCTGAAACATGCCTGTGA